ACccatatcttctttctttttcttatgacagctttgaaagtgaaagtgttagtcactcagttgtgtccgactctgtgaccccatggactgtagcccgccaggttgctccgtccatgggatttcccaggcaagaatactggaggggattgccatgcccttctccaggggatcttcccgacccagggatcaaacctgtgtctcctgcatggcaggcaggttctttaccatctgagccactaggagaTACAATTCACATAACAGGATACTCATCCCTTGaaagtggtttttagtatattcaccctaaaaataaaatctgaaccCATTACCAGTCACCTCCTGTTCCTCTCTGCACCAGCCCCTGGCAAAAATTAATCGACTTAATATTTCTATGGAATTATTCTGGACATCTCATATAAATAGGATCATACAATTTGTGGCtgtttgtgtctggtttctttcatttaatgtATTTTCAGCATTTAACCATGTTGTGGCATTGTCAGCACTTAATCCCTTTTTATAGCCGAATAATCTGTGATATggatatcacattttgtttattcatttatgagtcagtggacatttgggttgtgtcTACTATTTgattattacaaataatgctactgtgaagGCTTGCATACAAGTTTTTGtgggacatgttttcatttctcttgggtccACATCTAGGAATGGAGTTACTAGGACACGTGGTTACTCTATGCACAGCGTTTTAAGGAACTAATCAAATGACTACGAAGTAGTTGTGCAATTTTACAACTCTACCGGCAAAATATGaaagttctaatttctccacatgctTGTCAACACGTGTAGTTGCCTTTTTCATTGTAGCTACGTTAGTGCTGCATTATTGCTTAAGCCCTTTACAAATGTTAACTTATTTGATCCTCTCAATAATGCTATATCCAGAAAAGGGAATTCAGAGAAGTTCAGTAACTTGCTGAACACTCACGCACTGGAGAATGGTGGAGCTGTAATAAGGAATATGTTACACAAAGAAAACTCTGAACACTCAAGGGAATGATAACAATTTGGGGAGACTTTCACCTCTTTTAAATGAGATCTTCCTGAATTTAAGATAAAACCATCTATTCTATGCAAGACAGGCTCCTGTTGATGTATTAATCCACTTCTGACTTATGTTTCAGAATTAGGCTGTATTGGGGCTCAGTATTGAAAACAAGAGGGAGTAAAATaatctctgaatattcatttcaaTTAAGGCAAAATTTTCCACTTAGTCAAGAATAAAATATACTAGCTActgatattaatattttgtgatcattaacttgaaattttaaaaaataattttaaaaagacttcaaAAGTTGTGTTCTCCAAGTATGTTCTTTATTATTCTTGGGTGAAAACAATTTCTGAAGTACATATTTCCACATTCTTAATGAATTCAGTGAAAATTGACATAAGAgccatttttatgttttaattccaTGAATAAACACAAcaccttttaaaattctaattttatagtaatttataattgtaaaaagcaaagagtcagacatgattgactttcactttatatatttttataataatcaaaTAGAAgtatatcttttaatattttatctcaaaAGTGTAAGTGTCAGCTTTTTTAGGAACATAGCAATTAAGTAAATGCAATTAATTCAGTGCCTATAAAAGATGTGAAAGTCTTCAACTCTTACTTTGGGAATCTGATTTCCAGGTGCacatgtgttcagtcatgtccgactccttgtgactccatggactgtagcccaccagtcttttctgtccatgggattttccaggcaagaatgccagagtgggttgccatgccctcctccagatcttcccgatccagggatgtgAACCCCCGACTCTTAATGTCtacctgaattggcaggtggattctttcccactagcaccatctgattTCCAGGACTGTGTGCTGTTTAAGAATACACTTGTGTATGAGTACAAAAAACTCCAAGGCTGAGTTCTGTCTTTGGAAGAGATATCATGATGGAAGATACTGCTCATGTCCTAACTGCTTATGCAGACAGTGATATTCAATAGATAAGGAGCagatggaagaaggaaaagggtATTTGTAGAATCAGTGACCCACTCATGTTCCTTCGGAccatttccttattctttttatgttgttaaattttatctttactttttattttttgaccatggCACATactatgcaggatcttagttccctgaccagagatcaaacttgcattcctgcagtggaagcatggaatcttaacctggacaaccagggaagtctctccttATTGCTTTTTAAGTAGCTCATTTACTTGAAGCACTTGAAAggctattttaaaattgttacaaGCTGCCTTACAAAAAGCAGGACTGtttcagagaaaacagaattaCAGAGGAAGGTTGGTAGGAAGAAATGATTAGTTTGGAGGAAAAAATCTGTTCTCTTTTAGAATAGATTTGTATGTTTGTAATTTGGGGCATTTTATGTGCATATAGTGTCATTTGTTCACAGGGAATCATTCCTGATAATGTTATATGGATATGCACACTGTAACATAGTTATTACCTtgtttcattgagatataattcacataccatccATTTCATTCACTTAAATGTACAGTCCTTTTTATGATATACAGGAGTACAATGTTATAATATGGGCCCCTATGATATACCTTTTAAAGCTCACAGTCTCTTGGTGGTAGAATTTAAATGTACAAGAAAAATTATAGGGCCCAAGTAATTATTTTAGCTTTCAAAAAATCTAATAAACCTCCACAGTAGCTTTGTTTTTGCATTAAGGAAGGAAGTTAGAGATGTTTGCCTCTCCAGAAGTTTAAATGCAATTATAAAATTTCCACCACCTTCAGTGGTGTTCACAGTGTTATTTTCATGTTGTTAAAACATGGAGTGAAGCTGTTTGAAGTTTGAAGCATAACTTCACAAGTTTTCCAGTAAAGCCATGGTATATAGCaaaaattttacagtttgtttCCTTTTATGACTTTTGGTTATACACATGGAAGTCATTCTCATGGTTATAGTTTTCACTATGGGTGGTGATCATTAGGGTTTTAGTAGGTGATAATCAATCATGTCCTTTTCCTTGATTTGTTCAGcaacaaatgagaaagaaaatgtaggagtcagacagaaatgaaaatatcagcTTTATTACTGATAAAATGGATTGTAAAGTAAGGCTTAGGTATATAGCCATAAGGGCTTCCTTGGATCATTGATTAGGTTTGGTGCTAGTACTGGAAATTTCAAAATAACAGTGGCATCAATGACGGAAAGACTATTTTGCACCTAAAAGTCCAGAGGTGTCAGATCAAGACTGGTACAGAGCATTGCACAATATACCATCCCCAGACTCCGTTCAGTGTCGCTGCTTTGCTGTGTgtggtttccttttcatttagggGACCAGGATGCATGCTCCAGCTCGTTATCATGTATACCTTACAGCCAAGAAGAAAAACGAGGTGGGTACAGGAAGTATGTCTCAATTTAACGACACATTTCCCCTCATATTCCACTAATTGCAACATAGTCCCTTAGACACATCTAACTAGGAAAAATGAGTACAGTAACATATGCtgagttctgttccaagagcatgttaataagtccaatttgttcattaagtccaacaaagttagcctaggtacccaactaacacaggctttccaggtggtgttagtgataaagaatccgtctgccaatccaagagacacaggagactcaggttcgatccctaggtcaggaagatcccctgcaggaggaaatggcaacccactccagaattcttgcctggaaaattccatggacagaggagcctggcgggctacagtccatggggtcacaaagagttggatgtaactgagcacacacccaacTGAAACAGTGACTATATAGTACTGTCCTGTggtaggtttataatacttttcacacaaatacatagaaaacaaacacacaaaatgaaacagttttaatcttacagtacagcaACCTTAAAAAGTACATTAGTACAGTACAGTACAATAGCTGGCACACAGGCTGGCACTGAGTGAACAGGCAAGGAGAGTTATTGACTAAAGGAGGTGAgtgatggtagagctgaaggatcgtcaacagtaggagatggagggcaagctgcagtttcactcacaCCTGACGTTGATGGTatgcatgtttgcatctttgacagtttgcaacttgaaggtttgtatgtagagGACTTACTATGTTCTCGATAGTCACATACCCAGCTAAAAACTTGAGAATTCTGATAGGAAGGGAGAGAGTGTTGCTGGACAGTCTGTCGTCTCTGCCACATTCCCAAATTAAACTTATGCAGCCAGGCAACCACTGGGCTCCCCTAGAGTAAGGGGTGAGTGAGCTGCTTACTGGAGAGCAGAGACCAACCTCGAGGGTAAGCTGCTTATAAGAAGGGAACCCAGGAAGGGCTGAGCCAACATGCTTGGTTCCTGCTCGTTCTCTTCCACTGTGAGGCCAGACACATTTCTCCTACGCTCTTCCTTCCTCACTCGTGTTTGGCTTTTCCGAGGGGCAGTACAGGGTGCTGTCATAGGGCAGGAACGCAGCACACGATCTGGCGCCACAATAACaaggtttccttaatttcccatTATCTAACCTTGCTTTGTCTTCACCATTTATTAGATTAAGAAATCTTCCTGAATAGTCATAAGAGAGTTCTTCTTCTGGCAGAATGTCTCTGGCTGCAAAAAGTGCCAACTTTGGTACCATTGAGTCGATTCGGACAGGAATCATCAACAGGTTTGGCTCACAAGAATGGTTAAGGAATCTTCCGATGTTTCCTATCAAGGCAGGATCCACAAATGTTTCCATTACCTGCCCATTACAGACATGCTCCCTGACGGCTATAATGTAATTCGAATCATGTACTGTTTGTAACTGAATTCTTCTCCGCACTTCAGAGATCCCCAGCACCTCACCGGCATATTCACAGACAAACCGTCCCTTTGGTATGAAGTCCAGGGTACGGAGTCCCCAGCCTTTGTGATCCGTCTTGAACACCTGGAGGTGGAACTGCAGACCCCACTGGACCACTCTGTTCCTGCAGTGGTCGCTGCACTGACACAGGACGTTGCATTCGAAAACTGGCTCAGCGCACTTTGTTTCTGATCCTATATCTCTGAGGCATGAGTGGTCGTCATAGTTATTCTCACGACGGAGGCAGGAGCAAGTACCAGGGAGGCAGGGAGTTTTGAGACAAGCACATCCAGGAAAGGTTATTTGAGAGGGATCTGTATCTGCTCCAGGCCCAGCGACATGATCAGGAGTATACTGCGAGAAACAGAAACGCTGTAAGTCAGCATGGTACGTCAGAGATCTCATCTGTATTTCAAGCAGCTTTTGCTGAGACACTTCCCAATTCCAACaaacagaacagaacaaaaaTGACAAGATATATTAAAATACTGTGTGAAAAcatctccaatttaaaaaaatcataaggtTATTTCTTAGACTTAAAATTCAGTGGTTTCCTTTTAGGTATTGGAATAACACTaggaaaaaattatgtatttttctcttaCCAGATATTGAAAACtctgtaatccattttgtttCCCTCTTGACTTTAAGTGTCAGGAAAATCAGTGCTGAATTTAGTTTTTGAATACAGCTAAgtattttctctttggtttttgaCCTCTGTTACATTTAcctgataatatacatgtatatatgtctttttatGGTGAGTtacctgagatttttttttaggaTAAGAAAGTCATAAATGATACATCAGTGACCTTTGGGAGAGAGTCTTCCAttgattttttgaaagaatttttaaaatttgaagattACCTAAACTCAtatattctttcatctttttaaaaacgcTGTTATCTTATAGTTCTACTTGAGTATTCACAATGTTCAAAGTAGAAACTTGGCAAAAAACTTGCAGACAGAATTCAAAAACTggttatataatattaatagataCTGAAATTTATTGTAGATTTATACATGTGAAGAAATCTTGTTCTTATTAAATGTGAAAGGgataaaacaaaaaagtttcTTAGAAAGTCTTTGAAATGTATCAAAAcattacatttataaaatgttatgaaaaataaGTCCTAAGTCTAAAATCTCTGTGTGAAGCCTCACCTCCAGTTATTTCCTCACTGGCAGAATGAAGCATGTTCTCAAACCCTGAAGATCAAAGTATCTCTGGTGAGCCCagtgtatttctttatatatagagTAATTCACTGACTTATACTTGTTTTGTTCCCAAAAGGAACTTTTTAATGagacttaaaaagaagaaagataaacaaACAACAGGTAAGGAAAGAAGGTGAAGTGAAAAATAAGTCAAGCAAGCTTAGACACCTAAGTGTGCAGCAGAAGTAGACTGCATATCCAGCTGTGTGCCAGGATAGTCAGAGGGAAATATGGTCAGATGTATGGCTTGTACTGTCTGTAAGAAACAGTCTTACTGTTCTGAAGCATTGACTTTTTTTAGTATGGAGACGGGAGAAAAATGTCACCAATGAGTCTGTCAAACTGTTCTTTTACAGGAAGCAGTTTCATGGACTGCTTTTCATCTCCTTCATTTTGACCCTCAGGAAAGGCTGTTGGCATGCTGCCACAGCCTGTCAGCAAGAGACCAGCCGAATAGACTGTAGTAATTCAGGGATTGATTTTAGTGCATCCAGAGGAACATTTGAACAACCTAGCTTGCAGTCAGTTTTCTATTAATATTGTGTCAATACTTCCAGAAAAAGTATTGAACAGCATGTAGTTACACTCCCTGCGAAGGCCTCGGTGGAGCTATGCAGTTAGGTGCAGaatcctatattttaaaaaacgcTGAGCTGGGGTGAAGGATTGACATCCTCCTGTGAAAGAATGGTGAGTGGGTGTACCTGCGGGGGAAGGCCAATACTGCTTAAAAAGTGATTTGGGGGTGGAGAGCGGAAATAGCTTCTCCTGTTTGTGTGGGTTCTTACAGCTTTAGCTTGGCAGAGGTGTCCTAAAAGGATAAAGGATGGCTTAGAAAAAGATACCCTATCAGTCAGATTCAGTGACTGCAGTCTTATACAGAATCTACTTCCAGATTTTAAGAGTCAACTTTGAAATGGTTACTGAGGCATTTTAAGAAGTGCTTGTAAAATGAAGACTTTACTATCACTTTGTTAAACTTTTCATGAAGAATTCTTTTCAACTGATGAGTTTTTAAAggtacatatgggcttccctggtgtctgagacagtaaagaatctgcctgtaatgcaggagaccagggttccatccctgggtcaggaaaatcccctggagaagggaatggcaacccactcccgtattcttacctggagaatcccatggacagaggagccatggggtcacaaggagttggacacgactgagcaactaacactttcacttttcattaaagGTGCAGATAATTTTAATGTGTTATAGAAATCACTAAACTCTaaggtgattttcttttttgacacAGATGTATGTgttgtatgtgcttagtcatgtctgactctttgcgaccccatggactgtagcccgccaggctcctctgttgatgggatccctgaggcaagaatactggagtgggttgccagtcctcttccatgggatcttcataacccagggatcgaacccatatctcctgcggctgctgcattgcaagcagactctttaccactgagtcacaggggaaacCCTCTTCTTTCACAGGGGTTGCTAAACTGGAGAGGATCTACCAGGCATTCCTAAGATCGAGCACAGACATATGACCTACTGAGTGTGTGCCCCACCACAGGACGTGAGAGCAGGGGTGTGAAGTGGGGAGGTCGTAGAAATATCTGATGACAGCTTGAGCGTTCTGGATCCAGAGATGCCTACAGTTACTGCTCTTGGACTTGGCTTTTATGTGGGGCAACTGCTTCCCTTTTTTGCCTGAGTCAATTTGTATTGTATTTATGTTTCTTACAAACAAATGAGTCTTGACTAATACACCCAGGGTGGAAGCTGAGCATGGTTCCAGGAAATGGCTGGAAAATTTAGTCAAAGATATAAACGGCTAATAAGCAATGAGGTCTCCAGCTGGGAAGTGAGACGAGAGCAAAGCGGGCGGGAGGCCAGCCAGGAACTCTGTGACTGCTGCCTGGAACGCTGGGCAAGCAATAGGGAACTTCTTAATGCAGAACATGGAATgtcccagaggagacacacacagGTCCAGGCTCGTGTTAGCACGTGACTTATACCCAGTGACTTGCTAGACTTCAGGTTAGCAACTGTAAATCAGGGATGATAGCTATATTCAAGGGGGGAAGGTTCTCAAGAAATTTAATTGACATAATGTTGTACTCTGTGTCAGCCACTTCATACTTTTAAAACAGTCACTTTCTTAAATTCTTCTAGatattatttctagatttttatatCTAAAATACCATATATTTCTGGCATATTACTTAAGCTCTCTAAACATTCCCTTCCTATCTTCTCTCCCTTACAGGTTGCTGCGAAGGAAATAAATGTGAGAAACCACGTAAAAAGCTTACTCCAGGGGTTGGCTCATAAGTGTTCAATATGGATTACACAGTAGCCATTTAGTAGtggtggaaaaaaacaaacaggttcTAGAGTTAAACTTCTCAGGTTTAAACATACTCAAACCAAAATATGTGTGggaaaccatatgattatcttccTACCTACCATTACTTAACCATCTGGACAGGGAATACCAAGAGCTGACCCAGTACAGACTGTCTTCATTCATCAGTAAATACTGCCTTCTTGTCTACTGTATGCAcatgctccatggggtcacagaagagtggGACACCACTTCGAAATTTATCAACAAACAACATGCACATGCTAGGGTTTAGAAAGACTCActcagaaaaaacagaaaagaggacatgggatttttatcattttttcagttgtcacaacatatgctttattttttccatgtatGTGTGAAAGCACAAAATTTATCAGGTAAGAGgtggaaataaatacaaaatgatcACTTCAGAATGCACCAGGAACCAGATCCTTGAAGAACTGGGTggagaaaaacatttataaacaGTCACCCAAGAAGCCAAAATGCAAAGAGAAGACAGTATGTTAAAGAGTAAATATATCTCCTTGGCTATCCTCATATACaattaatttctcccttctctgaacTATGTGTGCACTTATTAATAGCAATGAACTTTGGAATCTTAAGTGGCACAGACGGTCAGGGTCTCTGGTTGTACTAAGTGTGTAGGTCTGACCTTTCTAACAAGTATGTATCTTAAGGAAAGGCATGGTCATTGAGGTTTGAGGTATAGAATGGTGATAGGTGTTGGGTTCCTATCCATGGTACTAGGCACAGAGCAGGTGACTTAGGGAATGTTATTTGACTTCTTAATTTCAGCTCTTAATAATTTCTGATTGGAAGACTGACGTTTTTGAGTCACATTCTGTACCACAGCCCCAGAAACTAAAACATGTCATTGCACAATACTCCAGGCTTAAACCCTAGGCCTCAATTCTGGATTTTAAGGAAGTGCTGTGAaaatcttcattccttttttggttgttttgaaACACCAGCTACAAGAATCTTTGTACTTGGCCTCTAGCCCCGTGAGTTTGTTTTTGCTCCAAGCAGCTATTAGGAGACTGTGAGCCAGATCATTCTTGTCAAGGCCAAGTTGAGATCTTAAAAAGGATATCtgaggctggttttagaaacctGAAAACATGGCTAGATCCAGCTCTTAGTTCAAGAAAATCAGCTTATTTTCTACTTGTGTTTCAACACCGATAGCATTATGATGTATTTGTTTCCAATCTTGAGTATCTGAatgttctttttgccttttcatataggACCCAAAAGCAAACTAGACAAAGTTATTTTGACCTTGAATTCTCTGTGCCTTAATTCTTATGTGTACATATGCCTGTGAAGGTAGGGTTTGGGGCAAGCAAACTGTTTTGACCTTTTGTAAGACTGCTGTTGTGCTTCATGAATATATGGAAGCAAACTAGTTGAAGGCACTTTTAGACATGTTTCAGGAATACTTTAACTTCTTGGAAGCTCCTTAAGGAAGGGAGCTTGTCTTCTATTTGTAATTCTTAGTGTACTCAGAGCTGTGCACACTGCCAGGAAGCTAGAACACCATGGAattgaatcttagtttcctgattttCATTTCTGCCCACCAACTGTAGATCAATCACAgggcctcctcctccaccccaccccaccccatccccatatAATGCTTTCTATATGCTCTTGTAAGCTCAAGGGCAGGAACTGTATtgttaccattttatcttctatgcCTAGCTTAACATGCTGGGCACATTATAGGCACTCAGTTatttttggaagaaagaaaacatactatCAGTGTTTTTGACCAGGCATTTAACAGTGTTTGGTCTTCAATAAGCTTTTCGGGATCAGTGTTTAATATGGTGCTAGTCAACTGTATTATTAACCAAAATCTGCCTAACGTAGTTTGAGGAAAAATAAGCATTTCCAACATGAATATCCTGCTCTACTGTTTGAAAACTGCTATGAATCTTTACCGCCTTACTTGATTCTCAAAATAACCCTAGGAAGAGGACAGGCAGGGTTTGATATTGATTATAGGTGTGACAAGGggaataaaacttttattttcattttggagaTTAAGAAACTCAGGCTCTGAGACATGGCTAAGATGCTAAACCCCGAACCTAGCTCTCCTATAGTTCCATGTCCAGGGCTCTttccactccaacattcttgttttttgtgggtttttttgggtTATTCCTCGTTTCTTAAGCAACATGCAGGAAAAGCTcagagagagtgaaaagttggagCAGAAAGGGCTTTGAGGTAATAAGAGtagtgaacatttattgagttctttaAGCAAACCAGGAACTGTATTTTTACCTGTGATTCTCAAAGCAATCTGGAAAgaggtactattttttttttttttagcttttatttttattttattttattttttttttaaatattattttattagttggaggccaatcactttacaacatttcagtgggttttgtcatacattgacatgaatcagccataggaggggggatcgggatggggaatacgtgtaactgaaAGAGGtactattattttaatagtaCACGAGAGGGCTCTGAAGTCTAGCCGAGGCTATTTATATTTGCCAAAGCTCTCACAGCATGGGGGAAGCCTCAACTAAGTCTGACTCTAAAGGCTGTTTTTAATCATGACACTGGGATCTTAACGACACCTGAGACCAGACAGGCAAGTGATTTGCTCCCTATCTTTCAATGAGTTCTGGGAACAGAACCAGGGCAGAAAGCCAGGttttcagggctttttccaaGGGACCTCAAGAAACTTCCGGTTTTCTCTTAAGTGAACTGCCATTCTTAGGGTAGAAAACTAAAGGGTTAACTGAAAAAAACCAGAAACCTGTCAATTTAAGACCTATTTCCAGGCGCAGATAGCTGTGAGATTgggtcaaggaaaaaaaaaaaaaggtcgaAAAACCTGGACAACCCGAAGCAAGCATGAGCGTCAACGATCGAAAGACGACCACTCAACGGTAATTGCGAGCCGAGTGCGAGGACCACCGGCTCTGCCAGAACGCTTCCTGGAAAGGCGCCAGCGCCGACCCCGACGCTGCGCACGTAGCGCGCGAGACCGCCTAGCCCCGCCCCACCGAAAACGATGCCGGCCACGCCCTCGGGGGCCGCGCGCGGCTCTCGGGCCAGCCGAGCCCCGCCCATACCTGAAAGGGCTCAGGCTCCGCCCCTGGGGGCCAGGCGCTCACGGGCAGATTTTCAAGGCCACGCGCAACGTCCAGCTGGTCCTTCAAGGCCTCAGGCGCCTCCTCACACGCTGCCATTGTGCCAGGACCAGTTCTCCACGGCCTTAGCGGCCGTTTTGCCCCGACACGGTGCTCTTACCACCTAGACCTCTTGAGCCTCGCAGAGGACGCTGGGAGTCTAGCCGCGGGGCCCCACAGCCTCATGGGAGCGGTAGTTTTTATACCGCAGCTCACGAGTGGCTCCTCCCTCCACGCTCAACTTTCCTTCACTTTATGGTCTGGTTCACTTTTTGCTTTGAGTCAGACGCACAACAAGTAATACAAAACCTTGTAAGGTACGGACAGGGCTTTGGGGACACAGTGAAGTCCTTGACGTTTTCCTGTGCGCGCAGGGAGGGCTTTCGAGGCGAGGTCGTTTGTCCGTGTCTGAGGGTTTGGAAGTTTTACCAGGCGCAG
This genomic stretch from Muntiacus reevesi chromosome 4, mMunRee1.1, whole genome shotgun sequence harbors:
- the LOC136166671 gene encoding histone-lysine N-methyltransferase SETMAR, with the translated sequence MAACEEAPEALKDQLDVARGLENLPVSAWPPGAEPEPFQYTPDHVAGPGADTDPSQITFPGCACLKTPCLPGTCSCLRRENNYDDHSCLRDIGSETKCAEPVFECNVLCQCSDHCRNRVVQWGLQFHLQVFKTDHKGWGLRTLDFIPKGRFVCEYAGEVLGISEVRRRIQLQTVHDSNYIIAVREHVCNGQVMETFVDPALIGNIGRFLNHSCEPNLLMIPVRIDSMVPKLALFAARDILPEEELSYDYSGRFLNLINGEDKARLDNGKLRKPCYCGARSCAAFLPYDSTLYCPSEKPNTSEEGRA